In the genome of Pseudomonadota bacterium, one region contains:
- a CDS encoding 2-hydroxyacyl-CoA dehydratase family protein, which yields MNQDLWFKAVKNLEDITDHVLPKVKSSGEKAYYELYTSYFQKVTEAMRSGKEIAAHSTFVPPEIFHAMDMVPVLIVSSSGAMTVCTRNYKEAMDTSRGYGVPLETCSAHRIQLGHFVEKWFPKPKFIVHMGAGCDAFASSGGVSADMYDVPDYFIDVPWENSERGVKYLANEFGRLIEFVEKVTGRKMDWDRLKENMAMTAEMTRLYIEIAELRKAVPSPMESRRAWQSYWMYWINAGTPEGVKWFTIVRDEVKARVEKGIGAIPNEKLRLLDLFMPPQFSFKLQDWLAKDYGALFVNESIVFQWGKDEMDPSDPLEALAKRYFNAPMTRCIMGSSKDFINDSIQVVKDYKIDGAVFWAQNACRQSGIIRSLKDALSEQAGIQTLVVDCDIMDPTFVTVEEMQVKLKEFIEILSDRVGQRSN from the coding sequence ATGAACCAAGATTTATGGTTTAAGGCGGTTAAAAATTTAGAAGATATAACAGACCATGTGTTGCCTAAAGTAAAATCAAGCGGGGAAAAAGCTTATTACGAGCTATATACTTCATATTTCCAAAAAGTTACTGAGGCAATGAGGTCGGGGAAAGAAATTGCCGCCCACAGCACTTTTGTTCCGCCTGAAATATTTCATGCCATGGACATGGTTCCTGTCCTTATAGTTTCGTCAAGTGGTGCAATGACCGTATGTACCCGCAATTACAAAGAGGCCATGGACACAAGCCGTGGATATGGAGTTCCTTTAGAAACATGTTCGGCTCACAGAATACAGCTGGGGCATTTTGTTGAAAAGTGGTTTCCAAAACCGAAATTTATTGTCCATATGGGAGCCGGTTGCGATGCTTTTGCCTCAAGTGGAGGGGTCTCAGCAGATATGTATGATGTTCCTGACTATTTCATTGATGTTCCATGGGAAAATTCGGAAAGAGGGGTTAAATACCTGGCAAATGAATTCGGACGGCTGATTGAATTTGTAGAAAAGGTAACCGGTCGGAAGATGGACTGGGATCGTCTGAAAGAAAATATGGCAATGACTGCTGAAATGACGCGCCTTTACATAGAGATAGCTGAGTTGCGAAAAGCTGTTCCCTCTCCGATGGAGAGCCGAAGGGCATGGCAGTCTTATTGGATGTATTGGATTAACGCCGGGACTCCGGAAGGTGTGAAATGGTTTACGATTGTAAGAGATGAAGTTAAAGCCAGGGTCGAAAAAGGTATTGGGGCGATTCCCAATGAAAAACTAAGGCTGCTGGACCTTTTTATGCCTCCGCAGTTTTCGTTTAAGCTTCAGGACTGGCTGGCAAAGGATTATGGAGCTCTTTTTGTTAATGAAAGCATTGTTTTTCAATGGGGAAAAGATGAGATGGATCCTTCGGACCCATTGGAAGCATTGGCAAAGAGATATTTTAATGCACCTATGACCAGATGTATAATGGGTTCTTCCAAAGACTTTATAAATGATTCCATTCAGGTGGTTAAGGACTATAAGATTGATGGGGCAGTGTTCTGGGCTCAGAATGCCTGCCGTCAGTCAGGAATTATAAGATCTTTAAAAGACGCTTTAAGCGAACAAGCGGGGATTCAGACACTGGTAGTAGATTGCGATATAATGGATCCGACTTTTGTTACTGTAGAAGAGATGCAGGTAAAATTAAAGGAATTTATTGAGATATTATCTGATAGAGTAGGACAAAGATCAAATTAA
- a CDS encoding 2-hydroxyacyl-CoA dehydratase family protein, which translates to MSQLLKTLSPFEEINKEFPFASPIKEWKKSGGKVIGFFGGDIPEEILSAAGALPVWLRGPYGEVPLDDANSYLHIYTCSHMRSIYEVALKGGYDFLDGVMTTPYCDGTRRLYDVWERYKPIPAMFFLHTPHKNIPEAEEFYYENIKEFIANIERAFQKKITNEALQEAIKTYNQTRKLFNQLFDLRKKDNPPITGAEVFEIYNASAMMPRKAFNVLLKELIDEASTSDRALNGGLRLMINGTALHNSEYIKGIEDLGSIVVADSLLNGSMSFMDLVSEDENLDPLLAITRHYLNKFPAPRMAPSEPRFDRILQMAEDFHIDGMITGVVRYCAPHIYDEVRLSKRFETRGIPSLRLDLEYGMAATGQIKTRVQAFIEMIEEKKRKG; encoded by the coding sequence ATGTCTCAACTATTAAAAACATTATCTCCATTTGAGGAGATTAACAAAGAATTCCCTTTTGCTTCACCGATAAAAGAGTGGAAAAAAAGCGGTGGGAAGGTGATCGGTTTTTTTGGCGGGGATATTCCTGAAGAGATATTATCTGCCGCCGGAGCATTGCCGGTCTGGTTAAGAGGACCCTACGGCGAAGTTCCTCTTGATGATGCAAATTCATATCTTCATATTTATACCTGTTCTCATATGAGGAGCATATATGAAGTAGCTCTTAAAGGAGGCTACGATTTTCTGGACGGAGTGATGACAACTCCCTATTGTGATGGAACCAGACGGTTGTATGATGTCTGGGAAAGATATAAGCCTATTCCGGCAATGTTTTTTTTACATACTCCTCATAAAAATATTCCGGAGGCTGAAGAGTTCTATTATGAAAATATAAAAGAATTTATAGCAAATATTGAGCGTGCCTTTCAGAAAAAGATAACGAATGAGGCTTTGCAGGAAGCCATCAAAACCTATAATCAAACCAGAAAGCTTTTTAATCAATTATTTGATTTGAGAAAAAAAGATAATCCTCCCATTACGGGAGCGGAAGTTTTTGAGATCTATAATGCATCTGCCATGATGCCCAGAAAAGCTTTTAATGTTTTATTGAAAGAATTGATTGATGAGGCAAGTACTTCTGACAGGGCATTGAATGGCGGCCTGCGTTTGATGATTAATGGAACAGCTTTGCATAATTCGGAATATATAAAAGGGATTGAGGATCTTGGAAGTATAGTTGTGGCGGATTCTCTTCTTAACGGATCTATGAGTTTTATGGATCTTGTTAGTGAAGATGAAAATCTTGATCCATTGTTGGCTATTACCCGTCATTATTTAAATAAATTTCCTGCGCCTCGTATGGCCCCATCCGAGCCGAGGTTTGACAGAATACTACAAATGGCCGAGGATTTCCATATTGATGGCATGATAACCGGCGTAGTACGTTATTGTGCTCCGCATATTTATGATGAGGTTCGTCTCAGCAAAAGATTTGAAACCCGCGGCATCCCTTCGCTAAGATTGGATCTGGAATATGGCATGGCCGCCACAGGCCAGATCAAGACGCGGGTGCAGGCTTTTATTGAGATGATTGAAGAAAAAAAAAGAAAGGGTTAA
- a CDS encoding 2-hydroxyglutaryl-CoA dehydratase yields the protein MPVAGIDIGSRTAKAVIMEGDKIISSHIGETILKGPDVGIKVLNEALKLAGMKLSDLESIMPTGYGRFQFVGGEKHVSEISCHARGVHWYFPTVRTIMDIGGQDSKAIKCDGDGRLTNFILNSKCAGGTGRFLEVIADILEVPVDKLGELSFSSRQNISFSTICVIFAKTEALNMLRDGVPKNDIVAGLHDSIAKVAASMLAQVSVEKDFSLTGGVAKNSGVVAKIKEKIGLEPLIAPDPQLIGAIGAALFAFDRLRRRRTA from the coding sequence ATGCCGGTAGCAGGAATTGATATAGGTTCAAGGACCGCTAAAGCCGTTATTATGGAAGGAGATAAAATTATCTCCTCACACATAGGCGAAACAATTTTAAAAGGTCCTGATGTTGGCATAAAAGTATTAAATGAAGCACTGAAACTGGCCGGTATGAAACTTTCCGATCTGGAAAGTATTATGCCGACCGGTTATGGCCGGTTCCAGTTTGTCGGAGGTGAGAAACATGTATCCGAGATATCATGCCATGCGCGTGGGGTACACTGGTATTTCCCTACGGTAAGAACAATCATGGATATCGGAGGCCAGGATTCAAAGGCCATTAAATGTGATGGCGATGGACGTCTGACCAATTTTATATTAAACAGCAAATGCGCTGGCGGAACAGGCCGTTTTCTTGAGGTAATAGCCGATATCTTGGAGGTTCCTGTAGACAAGCTAGGTGAGCTTTCGTTCTCTTCACGGCAAAATATTTCATTCAGCACGATTTGTGTTATCTTTGCGAAGACCGAAGCCTTAAACATGCTTAGGGATGGAGTGCCCAAAAACGATATTGTTGCCGGTTTGCATGATTCTATTGCCAAAGTAGCCGCAAGCATGCTGGCCCAGGTATCTGTAGAGAAAGATTTCAGCCTTACCGGAGGAGTTGCAAAAAATTCTGGTGTGGTTGCAAAAATTAAGGAAAAGATAGGGCTTGAACCTCTCATTGCTCCTGATCCGCAGTTGATCGGAGCTATAGGGGCGGCTCTTTTTGCTTTTGACAGGCTTAGGCGTAGGCGAACCGCCTGA